The nucleotide window agatttgaagatcatttaagtgaaggagttctagaaggaagacaaacttagAGTTAGCTTTTGTCTAATTCTTATAGTCGAGCAAGTGCTATAAAAGTTTGTataagaacatatccttttgaataagatgattattattttaggttctcaagagtaagaaccccgcagtgtttttaatctcatatttgaggttttcactgcgtaaccaaaatctggtgtttggTTAGTTATTTCTGATTTATGCCCAATAGGGATTGATCCATATACTGCAATCCCCATTTCCCAGAAAACGTTTTCTGTCATTGTATTTCATGTTGGATTCTTTAATTTTCGGAATCATATTCATATTCCTCTTGTATATCAAGTGGTTTGGCTCCATCATTTCTGGCAATAGATAGTAAGACCTTATGTCTGGCAACTCACTACTCTATCCCTCTTTGGCAAGTCGGCAAAGTTACTACAGTTTTTACAACTTGCGAGGAGGGTATCTCTTGGGTCTATTTGTTATTGTGAAATGTGTTTGACCACCCTTGGGCAGTTGTGAACGTAGGAGAAAAATATGCGTTTTCATGAGTGTTCGATCAGTACTTGGTGCTCGTATTGTTCATGTTGTCATTGCAATATTGAAATTGACAGATGGACGTAAACAAAAGCTTTATATAAATCAATCCATCTTCATGTCTTCGGGACGACTAAATGCCAAAGAAGTAGGGACGACGTTCAGCCAAAAGGATTGGTTGGACTTTCCCTCACTTTAttaaagtttttctttttatcaaagagagaaaaagcaaTAGAATTCATTTTCAGTGCATTATCAGAATCAAACAAGAGAAAATTATAATTCTAATTAAGATCCAACAAGTAGAGGTACAACGACATATGCATCGAAATATGTAAGAGGTACAATAAAATATCTCAAAAACAACGACAGCCACACTCAAAGAAAGTGACAAACACATGCAATTGTGAATAATTTGCTAGCTACTAAACTTCACTTATGCCAGTGAATCCGAATGTTGTTTGCCGCGTTCCACGAGGTGAGAGTCAAAACGATAATACCTATCCCGAAAGCCAAAATTCTCCAAGGGTTAGAAAATTTTTCACTCTTGAGTAAAGCCAACCATGTAAACCATTTCGATCTGTAACAATCATTCACTTTTTCGCACAGCTCTACATAGTAGAACTTCTCGTGCGGGATGTCCTTGTAAAGATTGCTGAAGAACTTACAACCATCTTCATCACTCATCCAGTTACCAATTACTTTTTCCTTGCAAAGTAATTCCATATCCTCATTTGAAGAGATGAGATTATCCATAAAGATGGCATAAGACGTTATCTCATTTGAATAACCATGGTAGCATTGCTCAATTGCAATGAGGTTCCTGAATAATGTTTCCGATGACATTCCAACGTTTAGCTGTGGAATCTCAAGAATCCCATTCCTGAACCACCCACCCTTGTTGAATCGAATGTCCATTATGCTCTCCCTTTCGACTTTTTCGAATTTAATGTCTGCCTTTGACAGTGCGGTTGCGGTACGAATTTGATGTTGATCTGGGTCTTCATGGACAGCTTTATTGCCTCTCTTGTCTTTGTTCCTAGTGTGCACTTGATGTTCTTCAGGGCTGGATGTACCTTCTTTATCAGTTGCTTTATGCGCTCTCTCTTCTATGGTCGTTAATGGAATAACTATGGAAGCTCTTACCAGATCAAGTATGTGCAGAACATGAGCATCACAATGACAGTTGTTTTTCTTGAGATGCGTTTTATAGGTTGCGCAACTATGCTTCAGTGAGGGTAGTATGCTGAGCGCTTTCAGGATGAGAATAGAGAGGGAAGCTTCACCAGGGTTTATATCTAGGGTATGGCCATGCGAACTGTGGATAATATGGCCATACAAAATGTGGATAACAAACCAAGGTAGTTGATTCTCTAGGAGCAAAATGTCGTGGCATAGGAAATGAAACATACAGTCCATATTGAACACCGGGTCATCAAAGGCCCTGAGTTTCGGATCGTTAGACTTCCGAAACAGTTGAACTAGGAAGCAACCATCAACTATCATCATCTCAATGAAGTCTTTGGAAGAAATATGATCAAGTGGTTCTGCATAAAAATTGCGGGCTTGTTCCTCAAAGGCACCTTCATTCTTTTGATCTGAGAGCTCAATAACTTTTGCAGTGAACTCTTCCAAAGTAATATTCTTCATATCTGCGAGAATTTCATTCAAATAGCTGTTTTTCACTCGTTCCATGAGTTGGAAATCTTCCTCACATTTTCCTTCTTTGCCTCCATTACCGTCCTCGTTTCCTCGCTTTTGTCGATAATGATGGAAGGGTCCAATAGAAACAACGTCAGGTGTATATGCTTCTGGGTTTTGTCTCCGGAGCACGTTAGGAACTCTGAAGATGCATTTCTTGCATTTCTTGCGGTCATCGATAACATCAATAACTGTATGATCTCTACCACTTTTACGATTTGCAGACATGAGTGCTATATATGATCAATCCCCACCGAATCAGTTGGATCTCCTGAAACAAGTTGCAATTAATGGAGCATATATTCGAATAACgtagaaatgaaaactaaatgAATAAAATACAAACCGCATGTAATGAGTATATATACACCATATCAATCTAGCTAGcgatgaaaaaagaaaacattacTATATACTATACCTAGCCGCCGCGGGGGGGAGGGAAGAGAATTTTGCAGTAGATCAATGGTGACAAGGGGAATCTATAGAAATTGATTGAGTTTTGGTTTGGGTTAGTGTGGTTTTTGCAGCAAAACCAGTTCCTTTTAAAACAGATGGATGGATCTGGAAATTCTAGACTGATATGGGGAAATTTGTTGCAAGTATTTGTCGTTTAGGTAGGCACTGAATAATTAAAGTTGATCAATACTTGCAATTGCGGAGACCTCGTAAATCGTGACTCAGAGTCGAGTTAATTAGTCTTCCATGACTGGTAGCTACACCAAATATCGTACTACCACATGAATGACAGTAAATTGTGATCGCCGTCAAATTAATGCTATCCTCTGTAATCCAGTTCAAAGTCTCAGACTGGCGTGACTTGCTCATTATTAAAATTTTTAGGAAattaaattttcttattttagtGGGCTTGTAGTTTTaagctttttacttttattattattaaaatcagttattttttaattaatataattGTCGTGCGGATATCTTGTAAGTTATTttacaaataataataaaacaattaTGATTGAGAAACTCAAAATTAATAATGAGTCTCCTATAATTCTTAAGAATTATGTTTGAAGACCAAAATACCAAAGGAAGAATTTAGATATAGTGATTCAAGCAAAATTTGAGTTTTAAAGTGAGTGTCTAAATTATTCTATATACATTTTACCTCTACAGTACAAGAAGTTAGAAACTATATTACTTTTGTTTGTGTTATAACTTTACTGATTCGATggtgaaaaaaattaatgacCGCTGGTCCTGGCACCGTGACCATAGATATCATAATAATTAGAGATTTTTAgtttcataaaaaaatatatataaaaaaattggtAGGGGTCatcaattttacttttttgaGAAGTTGGTTGGGCTACAAATAATTAATCATAGCATAGCAAAATGATTGATTGCTTCCCAGTGACGTTGGGCTGTGATGCACAAGAGAACAAAAATGATCGGAAAGGCCAATGCCAACTATTTTCATATTAGAGATGGCCAACGGGCCggttttaaaatcttaatttgaacaaataaaaattaattttatttaactatttaaaaaattaatataaattaagttctacaacgtatttcttaatcttagttttttaagattagatttctaataattttttatattccactataagaaagaaaaaaaaaactcaaaatatattgtttttagtatattattgtgagattaatctttattaatataatgaagatttagtatctattattctttcctttattCTATAGTTGtcttattatgagattagtctttattaataaatatacatttaatatttagaaaaaatacttatgtcaaaacaaggatataatgttttgtttcattattttgacaatataaaagaaatcattggtggaattgtcatgagattttaaataaaaatgtctcatattcaaatctcatcattatagttttttaatatttttaaaaacaaaatgaaattttgtatttgtaacgggccggcccacaatatgtcgtgctcgggccgtgccggtcCCATTACAGGCTCGGGCCTGGCCAgaccaatgggccaatattcttaggcccagcccgactaGTTATTTTAACGTGCTCGAGTCGTGCTGGGCCACTAATGGGCTTGGGCcttgccgggccactaacgggcttgggccttgCCGGGCGGCTTTTAAGCGTGTCaggctcgtgcttagtggcccgtttgccacctctatttCAGATCAATAAGGACGAAGGACGACCAATGTAAATACGTGGGGCCATTACTAGGCTACTATGATAGACACAACGTCTAAATTGATTCCTATGTGGAGTAATTTTAGCTTAATCACATTTAAAATTATCATCTAAAAATTTTTCAAATCTGATTAGCTGCGCCTCCTCCTTATTGCTAGACTCTTCTATATCATAATTTCTCCTCAAAAACGAGAGTTTTAGCGACTCTGTCCGCTATTCTAAAGGCTTCATTCGTCTCTCTCCCAACTCCGATACTGGTATCCACACTATCGTTGTTTCTTTCTGGCGGTGATGATCTTCGTCGATTTGTGTTTGAGGATTATATTGCTGTCCGCATTattgttgttttcaattttgctttttttggttaattttaAGACTTTTTGCTTGCGGAACTATTGGACTTGAGTAGGATTTTGGCCATTGGAGCACGTTTTCTCCGTTGGTATGGTGGTGGGTTTGGCGACGATGGCATGTGCGGGCTTATTCTCCAACCGTATGTATTTAAACATTTTTGCACGCCTAAGTTTTATTTCTTGGTTTGATTGAACCTAGTGTTAATCCAATTGCCAATCCCTCCTCATGACTTCGGCAAGATTAATTTTTGTGcttgcatttgtttttttattttttattttaagtttttGGGTCATATAACTATTTCCCATACTTTTAGCTTTTAATGAAATTCTAGTtttggaaaaagaagaatctAAAATTTACGTGGGAGTTGATCACTAAGTCACTAGTTGACCAAGAGTTTTATGGTGACCAACCTTTGAATTTAGTTTTAAGGGTTGAGATTAAAATACTTAAAATTCATTCTTTAAAATGTAAACCCTAAATATAAAATCCAAAGGTGGATGACCGCAAAATCCTTAGTTATTGGTGACTATGTGAACATTACTGATATAACTTTTAGTCTTAATATTATATTCATTTGATTCTTGAAATATTTTAGTAAATGTAAAACAAGAGGGCTTTTATTTCGACTAGCAATCTTTCTTGATTGAATATTAATTaggatttattttttaataatatcATATCAACTTGTCATTAAACTCAAGTCAGAATGACAATTACATGCCCCTTCACTATTATCTATAGACTAAACAAGAAAGTTATAGGGTACTACGGCAATACATAGAAATTAAGTCCAGTCATTGAATATTCGACCCTCACGTATTTCTAGTAAGTCTATTAAACTATGAAACATAAACATCGTACATAGACTCACTATAAACATAAAGAACATTAGTGTAATTAGCTGGGCTCAATCCTCGTACATCCCAAATACAAATTATAGAGAGCCCGATTTGGTTAATCTGGTCCAGACTTTAGACCAAATTCAATTTTGAGCTGCTTTGGACACCTAAAACGTTCTAGGCacccaacaacatatttttgttttggaCACCCAAAGTCTATATAATTGACTCTGCACCCAACTTAATTTAGGCTTCCCATTTGAGTTGGGCTGCCAAATTGATATTGGCACCCCGCCGTACCTAGGCACCCTCTCTCCTACAGTTATCTCGAACACAACCAACATCACCTTTGTCCAGTTCACACGGggtctagttttttttttcttttaatttttgattttttattgacagaaatattaataaaaaataaataaataagtagcCTGAATGAAGGCGTCGTCGAGGCCTTTCGTCATAAACGACATCTTTTGCAAGTGAATGCTTGTTGGGTCCAGGTTGAATGATAGAGGAAGCTCCCCGAATCACACAGTTGTCCAAAGTAGACCCGAAATAGGTCCTCCATTTGAACAAAACGTCGTCCTCATTGACCCGAAATCAGCCCTTGTGGGGATAATCGACTAATTTGACCCATCATTATGACAATTGACCCTCGCCATAAGTACGCGGACAATGACAATTGTAGATGCAGTGGCAAATACCGTTATTTACGCCATAATGAAAACGGCGTTATGGAGGTACGGTCATAATGACGTAACATGGTGGCATTATTCAATAACACCATAACACGAGGCGGATTAATGGCATTATTCCATAACGCGGAGTAATGGCATTATTCAATAACGCCATAACACGATGGCGTTATTCCATAACGCGGCGGATTAATGGCATTAGTCCATAACGAGGAGTAATGGCGTTATTCAATAACGCCATAACACAATGGCGTTATTCCATAACACGGCAGAATAATGGCATTATTCCATAACGCGGAGTAATGGCGTTATTAATAACGGGAAGTAATGGTATAATGGCGCAGTGTTGACGTTATCCAATAACGTCGTAACGCGAAGTGATGATGTTATTGATGGCATTATTGAATAACGCGAAGTGATGGCATTATTTAGTATCGAGGAGTTATGGCGATAATAAGCACAGTTGCCAAAACGATATTAAACGCCACTTATGGTGCAAGctctccctcacctataaatagggggcATACTGACTGGGTAAGATATCTGATTCGGATTCTCTCTACTCCTCTACtgagaaacgtactgacttaggcatcagagggttttctgcatGTACCCCCCCTTTTTCCCTccagccgacggtcaaactcctGGTCAACGCTCGAAGGAAGCCTCTCAattgttcccggtcagctcccgctccagtccgcattaattggtgAGTCAATACGGGGGCAACTATCTATAGGAACACATGCATTTATCCATACCAGTGGTCGGTGGCTGGTTGCTCTCTTCCTTCCTGAGTCCCTTGAGCCGATTTTCGATACCATGCATGCAACAccattattttttcattttgtgtGCCCAAGTGTACAGCCGAAAAGAAAGGGGCAATACGGGAAGAAAATGGACTACCAGTGTAAGGATATCCTCGACGAGGACGACTGTTGGCGGTGAGTCATTCATAACAAACAAATTTTATCCTCAGATTACACAGAAAAACGGAAACGGCAATGAAAAAGTAAACGGAAACGACAAGCCTCTAGCATGAGGCTATTATTACATAAGTACCAAAGGAAAAGATGGAGTGAAGCAACTGACGCGGAGTAGTCGGATAGTTTCATGGCTGGGGAGCACCGTCGGGACCAACGTAGTATGGCAAGAGAGATGTGTCGATACCAGGGAAGTTCAGTATCATCCTCTGGCGGTACTCAATGACTGCATCACGGTAACCGTCTTCGCGGCTTTGACCACGAACTTCGTCGAGGAACCTTTCCCGATGATAGCACTCACGAAGTTCCAGCTTTAGACTTTCAGTATGATTTCTTGAGCGCTTAACCTCTGCCAACAGCTCTCGAACCTCTGCTTTTAAGCTATAGATCTCCGACATAGCATGATCGAGCGAGTCTTGCAAGACAAAAGACTCCTCCCGGAGGGCTCTGAGGCGGCACGACTCAGGAGTTTTGACCTTTTCGGAGCTCAAACTACGTCGACGAGAGCGACTCGTGCGGATGCCAAACCTCAAGGCAAAAGGTGCGTAGGTCTCAATGTTGTTGGTATGGTTCGCTGCACCCTTGGAACTCTGAAGAGCGTTATCTTCGAAAAGAAATTCACCAGCACGCGATTCAGACCtgggaaaaagaaaaccatCAGTCACCCAACCAACCAAAGGAAAAAGCCAAAAGGAGAAAAGGAAGAACCTATTAGAAGAACTGTAGGACGGAATAGCAATGGGAGTAGGTGATCGACAATCAGGAGAACGTTCATTATCAGCAACGATTTGCTTGCCGTGTCCTACAGGGGGGCACCCAAGATCCATGATGTGGAGGATCAAAAAGAAGTAGAGGAAGTTAAGGAAGTGAAAGTAGCTCTGAACCCGAGAGATATACAAGTGTGAGGAAGTAGCATTTTATACCGAAAGAGGGGATGAAAAAGGGTAGGGTTCAAAATTTGCGAATCAAAACCGTGAGAACTGCATTAAAAGACGCCAAATCATAGCATTTAAGATTGCGATATTTTCATTAAAGCACCGGATGACGGCCATGAAGCCCAGGATCGTGCATTGATGGAGGCATCCTATCCAGTAACGTTATATGACAACCATGAAAGTTATATGATAACAAGACCAGGTGGCGGTCGCGATATCTCCGTGGAATGTCcataagaagagagagaagaccaCATTGTAATTCGCGGCATACGCGCTAAGGGTGAAGCATTTGAGGAAAGGATGATTCAATCGGAAAAAGGGGTTAACACGAAGGggtatcaaaaataaaaattctccTATGTAGTTGCAATGCATTACAGAATGTCAATAAACCACTAACAAGGTAGAAGGAGATGGAAAAAGCAAGGAACGTAAACCTAGTCGCTAAAGTTGACTACATTCTCTATTTCTGATCTGATTTATTGAGGAGCAGACGACACTTCACCATCCTCAACGCCATGGCTTTCACTGGCGCTAGATGCCTGCGACGGGATATCTCCCGGAGTCATACCCCGAATAGGAGAATAGCCACTCGGAGTAAACCCATAGTATCGGTCAAACTCGTCAGGACCTGGATAACACCTATCCTCCTCCTTAGTCAAGGCTTGGTTCCAACCGAGCAAGAAATTCTTGGCAAAAACTCGCTTTATCTGAGCAACTCCTTTCTTGTATTCCTCATCCTTGCTTTGCGTCACTAAGGCCAAATCATCTTTCAGTTGTGCTATATGATGATTTTTCTCTTCAACGATGAGACCTACCTCTGCCATCATTTGGGATTGCTCTTCAAGTTCATGTTCCTTGGCAAGAAGTTGGTGATCTATTTCCTTTAATCGAGAGTCAGCGTCTTCCAACTTTTGCTGCTGTTTTAAATGGTGACCGTCAAGACTACGCAAGAACTGATGAGACGCCATGAGAGCCTACATGAAAGGAAAGAAACGCCAAAAATAAGAACAGCAAACACCgagaaaaattacaaagaaacaaaaaaaaaagagaaaaagagagaaaaacaagACATATACTCACATCAAGCTGGGAGGCACATAAGTCATTATAAAAATCCATAGGACTTTTGGGGAACGACCTTGGAGCAGGCCCCAACAAAGCAAAGGTGG belongs to Rosa chinensis cultivar Old Blush chromosome 4, RchiOBHm-V2, whole genome shotgun sequence and includes:
- the LOC112198404 gene encoding UPF0481 protein At3g47200 gives rise to the protein MSANRKSGRDHTVIDVIDDRKKCKKCIFRVPNVLRRQNPEAYTPDVVSIGPFHHYRQKRGNEDGNGGKEGKCEEDFQLMERVKNSYLNEILADMKNITLEEFTAKVIELSDQKNEGAFEEQARNFYAEPLDHISSKDFIEMMIVDGCFLVQLFRKSNDPKLRAFDDPVFNMDCMFHFLCHDILLLENQLPWFVIHILYGHIIHSSHGHTLDINPGEASLSILILKALSILPSLKHSCATYKTHLKKNNCHCDAHVLHILDLVRASIVIPLTTIEERAHKATDKEGTSSPEEHQVHTRNKDKRGNKAVHEDPDQHQIRTATALSKADIKFEKVERESIMDIRFNKGGWFRNGILEIPQLNVGMSSETLFRNLIAIEQCYHGYSNEITSYAIFMDNLISSNEDMELLCKEKVIGNWMSDEDGCKFFSNLYKDIPHEKFYYVELCEKVNDCYRSKWFTWLALLKSEKFSNPWRILAFGIGIIVLTLTSWNAANNIRIHWHK